A single window of Modestobacter italicus DNA harbors:
- a CDS encoding non-ribosomal peptide synthetase codes for MSVLPKTDGAPPSDAESGVPPLEVPGPHRNVLDRLAELARAVPDQLAVSGEDEQLTYAELHQRVLLLRAELTALVPADPAARRPIGLMAEQNAATVAAYLAVVTSGAPCVILDVVLPAPRLAQIVELAGATAVLADEERRAAAAALPGITEVRGLLPTTTTAETPGHELGLADPATIIYTSGTTGVPKGVVYSQQTALACACTGAAGWLLRPRDRIALIVPTAYAGGQILIFTALLNGATVLVRDPRLHGAADLARWVVASRLETMLSSPALLRALDAALPVGEVLSTVRVVVTSAEKLYGRDVTSFRRHLRPDATFVNVMGTSETDSISTFQVRGGDPAPEGALPAGSPVPLREYEVLDEADQPVPPGEVGLLAVTSATISVGYWRNPEATAQRYQRLPDGRTRYRTGDRARVDADGVLDVLGRADDAVKIRGYLVEPGEVETALRALPDVRTAVVRALPGADGLPRLVAWVVPQDGRPAPTPAGLRAAVSRTLPDWMVPRDVVLLPELPMTERGKVDVPALPPVPDRPELQRAATRDEVVLDEIWSAILELDEVGRDEGFTALGGDSLAVEEMLAEVHEHFGVSLTAADLTAHPTLQEFAALLSPDARAGREARPGVLGRLRKRLLTR; via the coding sequence GTGTCCGTGCTCCCGAAGACGGACGGCGCACCGCCGTCCGACGCAGAGTCCGGTGTCCCGCCGCTCGAGGTCCCCGGGCCGCACCGGAACGTGCTCGACCGGCTGGCCGAGCTGGCCCGGGCGGTCCCCGACCAGCTGGCGGTCTCCGGCGAGGACGAGCAGCTGACCTACGCCGAGCTGCACCAGCGGGTCCTGCTGCTCCGCGCCGAGCTGACCGCGCTGGTGCCGGCCGACCCGGCCGCCCGCCGGCCGATCGGCCTGATGGCCGAGCAGAACGCCGCCACGGTGGCCGCCTACCTGGCCGTCGTCACCTCCGGGGCGCCCTGCGTGATCCTGGACGTGGTGCTGCCCGCGCCCCGGCTGGCCCAGATCGTCGAGCTGGCCGGCGCCACCGCCGTCCTCGCCGACGAGGAGCGCCGGGCCGCCGCCGCGGCGCTGCCCGGGATCACCGAGGTCCGCGGGCTGCTGCCGACGACCACCACCGCCGAGACCCCGGGGCACGAGCTCGGCCTGGCCGACCCGGCCACGATCATCTACACCTCCGGCACCACCGGGGTGCCCAAGGGCGTCGTCTACAGCCAGCAGACCGCGCTGGCCTGCGCCTGCACCGGCGCCGCCGGCTGGCTGCTGCGCCCACGGGACCGGATCGCGCTCATCGTCCCCACGGCGTACGCCGGCGGGCAGATCCTCATCTTCACCGCCCTGCTCAACGGCGCGACGGTGCTGGTCCGCGACCCGCGGCTGCACGGGGCGGCCGACCTCGCCCGGTGGGTCGTCGCCTCCCGGCTGGAGACGATGCTGTCCTCCCCGGCGCTGCTCCGCGCGCTGGACGCCGCCCTGCCGGTCGGCGAGGTGCTCTCCACGGTGCGGGTGGTGGTGACCAGCGCGGAGAAGCTCTACGGCCGCGACGTCACCTCGTTCCGCCGGCACCTGCGCCCGGACGCCACGTTCGTCAACGTCATGGGGACGTCGGAGACCGACAGCATCTCCACCTTCCAGGTCCGCGGCGGCGACCCGGCCCCGGAGGGCGCGCTGCCGGCCGGCTCCCCGGTGCCGCTGCGGGAGTACGAGGTGCTCGACGAGGCCGACCAGCCGGTGCCGCCCGGCGAGGTGGGGCTGCTGGCCGTCACCTCGGCGACCATCTCCGTCGGCTACTGGCGCAACCCCGAGGCCACCGCGCAGCGCTACCAGCGGCTGCCGGACGGGCGCACCCGCTACCGCACCGGCGACCGGGCCCGGGTCGACGCGGACGGCGTCCTGGACGTGCTCGGCCGCGCGGACGACGCGGTGAAGATCCGCGGCTACCTGGTCGAGCCGGGGGAGGTCGAGACGGCGCTGCGGGCGCTGCCCGACGTCCGCACAGCCGTCGTCCGCGCGCTGCCCGGCGCCGACGGGCTGCCCCGGCTGGTGGCCTGGGTGGTCCCGCAGGACGGGCGGCCGGCGCCCACCCCGGCCGGCCTGCGCGCCGCGGTGAGCCGCACGCTGCCGGACTGGATGGTGCCGCGGGACGTCGTGCTGCTCCCCGAGCTGCCGATGACCGAACGCGGGAAGGTCGACGTCCCGGCGCTGCCGCCGGTCCCCGACCGCCCGGAGCTGCAGCGGGCCGCGACCCGGGACGAGGTCGTGCTGGACGAGATCTGGTCCGCGATCCTGGAGCTGGACGAGGTCGGCCGCGACGAGGGCTTCACCGCGCTGGGCGGGGACTCGCTGGCGGTGGAGGAGATGCTCGCCGAGGTGCACGAGCACTTCGGCGTCTCGCTCACCGCGGCGGACCTGACGGCGCACCCCACGCTGCAGGAGTTCGCGGCGCTGCTCAGCCCGGACGCGCGCGCCGGCCGGGAGGCCCGCCCCGGCGTCCTCGGCCGGCTGCGGAAGCGGCTGCTGACCCGCTGA
- a CDS encoding MBL fold metallo-hydrolase — MPPPRLHFLGHSTVRAELGGKTVLTDPLLTVRLGPLRRVVAPLAPSSWAGVDLVVVSHLHNDHLHLASLRLLGRSTPIVVPRGAGRWLTRHGFTAVEELAPGESLTDGGLTVTATHADHAAHRWGPRLTHGPHAPAVGHLLSGGGTTVYAAGDTDLFPGMTDLGAAGIDVALLPVWGWGPSLGPGHLDPAGAAAAVQLLRPAVAVPVHWGTFAVAGLTSLPSPWRARMRALLTEPPRRFAAAVTAGGPATHVALTAPGSAVVLPSPVDSEGAA; from the coding sequence GTGCCCCCTCCGCGCCTGCACTTCCTCGGTCACTCGACGGTGCGGGCGGAGCTGGGCGGGAAGACCGTGCTCACCGACCCGCTGCTCACCGTCCGGCTGGGCCCGCTGCGCCGGGTGGTCGCGCCGCTGGCGCCCTCGAGCTGGGCCGGCGTCGACCTGGTGGTCGTCTCGCACCTGCACAACGACCACCTGCACCTGGCCTCGCTGCGGCTGCTCGGCCGCAGCACGCCGATCGTCGTGCCGCGCGGTGCCGGGCGGTGGCTGACCCGGCACGGCTTCACCGCGGTGGAGGAGCTGGCCCCCGGCGAGAGCCTCACCGACGGCGGGCTCACCGTCACCGCCACCCATGCCGACCACGCCGCGCACCGCTGGGGGCCGCGGCTCACCCACGGCCCGCACGCCCCGGCGGTCGGGCACCTGCTCTCCGGCGGCGGGACGACGGTGTACGCGGCCGGCGACACCGACCTCTTCCCCGGCATGACCGACCTCGGCGCCGCGGGCATCGACGTCGCGCTGCTGCCGGTGTGGGGCTGGGGCCCCTCGCTCGGCCCCGGCCACCTGGACCCGGCCGGAGCGGCCGCGGCGGTGCAGCTGCTCCGCCCGGCGGTCGCCGTCCCGGTGCACTGGGGCACCTTCGCCGTCGCCGGGCTGACCTCGCTGCCCAGCCCCTGGCGGGCCCGGATGCGCGCGCTGCTCACCGAGCCGCCGCGCCGGTTCGCGGCCGCGGTCACCGCCGGCGGACCAGCGACGCACGTGGCGCTCACCGCGCCCGGGTCGGCGGTCGTGCTGCCCTCGCCGGTGGACTCCGAGGGTGCGGCGTGA
- a CDS encoding 4Fe-4S dicluster domain-containing protein, translating to MTTVSSASPGLSKDTRAVSGNRLYGPLPDVQGEAGYEPDHPARVGFFTDTSVCIGCKACEVACKEWNTLPMDDSHGTKDVMGLSGMSYDNTGQLGANSWRHVAFIEQSRAVDLPMPTFGRPGDDRQDAGQPVNPISPQADSTLNAQTSVLNAESLTQFDPQTGQSGSDKQIRWLMSSDVCKHCTHAGCLDVCPTGALFRTEFGTVVVQGDICNGCGYCVPACPYGVIDKREDDGRVFKCTMCYDRLTDGLQPACATACPTQSIQFGDLDELQARADARLATLKGQGVETARLYGRDEADGVGGVGAFFLLLDEPEVYGFPPDPIVTTRDLPSMWKAAATGAAMIVGVVASAFVGRRR from the coding sequence ATGACCACCGTCAGCTCGGCCAGCCCGGGCCTGAGCAAGGACACCCGGGCCGTCAGCGGCAACCGGCTCTACGGGCCGCTGCCCGACGTGCAGGGCGAGGCGGGGTACGAGCCCGACCACCCCGCGCGGGTCGGGTTCTTCACCGACACGTCGGTCTGCATCGGCTGCAAGGCCTGCGAGGTCGCCTGCAAGGAGTGGAACACGCTCCCGATGGACGACTCGCACGGCACGAAGGACGTCATGGGGCTGTCCGGGATGTCCTACGACAACACCGGCCAGCTGGGTGCCAACTCGTGGCGGCACGTGGCGTTCATCGAGCAGAGCCGCGCGGTGGACCTGCCGATGCCGACGTTCGGCCGGCCCGGCGACGACCGGCAGGACGCCGGGCAGCCGGTCAACCCGATCAGCCCGCAGGCCGACAGCACGCTGAACGCGCAGACCAGCGTGCTCAACGCCGAGTCGCTCACCCAGTTCGACCCGCAGACCGGGCAGAGCGGCAGCGACAAGCAGATCCGCTGGCTGATGTCCTCCGACGTCTGCAAGCACTGCACGCACGCCGGCTGCCTGGACGTCTGCCCGACCGGTGCGCTGTTCCGCACCGAGTTCGGCACGGTCGTCGTCCAGGGCGACATCTGCAACGGCTGCGGCTACTGCGTGCCCGCCTGCCCCTACGGCGTCATCGACAAGCGCGAGGACGACGGCCGGGTCTTCAAGTGCACGATGTGCTACGACCGGCTGACCGACGGGCTGCAGCCGGCCTGCGCGACCGCCTGCCCGACCCAGTCGATCCAGTTCGGCGACCTCGACGAGCTGCAGGCCCGGGCCGACGCCCGGCTCGCGACGCTGAAGGGCCAGGGCGTGGAGACGGCGCGGCTCTACGGCCGGGACGAGGCCGACGGCGTCGGTGGCGTCGGCGCCTTCTTCCTGCTGCTCGACGAGCCGGAGGTCTACGGCTTCCCGCCGGACCCGATCGTCACCACCCGCGACCTGCCCTCGATGTGGAAGGCCGCCGCCACCGGCGCGGCGATGATCGTCGGCGTCGTGGCCTCGGCCTTCGTCGGACGCAGGCGATGA
- a CDS encoding DNA-3-methyladenine glycosylase family protein yields the protein MERLETTIDVQGPWSLATSRRFWEGFAPSALTSQDGEARLRTVFRVDRDWSRAEVEVAQDGGAAQLVLTGDGDPTAAVAQVCRFLSLDVDARGWPDVGRRDPVIGAAQQQLPGLRPCGFHSPYEAAAWSVLSQRVRIVQAAQVRQQLVDEHGDDGAFPAPERLRALELDLPGRKAEYLHAVADAALDGRLDGAALRSVDPEEAVRGVQQITGLGPFAADLVVLRGANAPDGLPRQERRLESEVAERYGPDADLTGAAEAWRPFRTWAAVLLRALREERTPEIGGRR from the coding sequence ATGGAGCGGCTCGAGACGACGATCGACGTCCAGGGACCCTGGTCGCTGGCCACCAGCCGGCGGTTCTGGGAGGGCTTCGCCCCCTCGGCGCTCACCTCGCAGGACGGCGAGGCGCGGCTGCGCACGGTCTTCCGGGTCGACCGGGACTGGTCCCGCGCCGAGGTCGAGGTGGCCCAGGACGGCGGTGCCGCGCAGCTGGTGCTCACCGGCGACGGCGACCCGACCGCGGCGGTCGCCCAGGTCTGCCGCTTCCTCTCCCTCGACGTCGACGCGCGCGGTTGGCCGGACGTCGGCCGCCGGGACCCGGTGATCGGCGCGGCCCAGCAGCAGCTGCCCGGGCTGCGGCCCTGCGGCTTCCACTCCCCGTACGAGGCGGCCGCGTGGTCGGTGCTGTCCCAGCGGGTGCGGATCGTGCAGGCCGCCCAGGTGCGGCAGCAGCTGGTCGACGAGCACGGCGACGACGGCGCGTTCCCGGCGCCGGAGCGGCTGCGGGCGCTCGAGCTGGACCTGCCCGGACGGAAGGCGGAGTACCTGCACGCGGTCGCCGACGCCGCGCTCGACGGCCGGCTGGACGGTGCGGCGCTGCGGTCGGTCGACCCGGAGGAGGCGGTGCGGGGCGTGCAGCAGATCACCGGGCTCGGGCCGTTCGCCGCCGACCTCGTCGTCCTCCGCGGTGCCAACGCCCCAGACGGGCTGCCCCGGCAGGAACGCCGGCTGGAGAGCGAGGTCGCCGAGCGCTACGGGCCAGACGCCGACCTGACCGGGGCGGCGGAGGCCTGGCGGCCCTTCCGGACCTGGGCCGCCGTGCTGCTCCGCGCGCTGCGGGAGGAGCGCACCCCCGAGATCGGTGGACGGCGCTGA
- a CDS encoding putative bifunctional diguanylate cyclase/phosphodiesterase, translated as MTTGPLAAPARAASASRPGGPAAPALRRHLLLAVLAALLMLCAGLLPAGPSVTVAVAANFLAVAVVLALLVRSGRRSAHSAGWRWYAVSVALSAAGALVAGAWMPWGQTALGSVPGHVLVVVAVWRMLDRTSLRAARARMATMFVLFVVADLLTVHTLYHLSIGRSGGLPLDQTVALFGLLFSIALGTGLSLVFIAVCAAHQRRVGWLLFASQVATAQAGALSSIATGPGPVQLLACAASVLGLALLAVACAADRPVPCADRRPADGSTLGALLPHATAMAGGSLLLLSVPVTGTLTIFGTTLGVLGLGALFAHQAVSWRTQQHLTQDLQRSEAHFRTLVRGSTDTVVLLDDRLTVTWVSPAITDLLGVEPQAVVGRPIADTVHPDDAAGLVSAMAAPGDEAVRTRSARVRHRDGSWRLLQAQVRDLRSDPDVGALVLYCRDVTATAPLPVATDLAFSTTDPATGLPNRSALTQRLTAVLRTPSAAGTSLVVLGVDGLPDGDDAAALRALTTRFSRALRGDDWLARSGAGEFAVVVGGSIADAETVAARLVAAVEPLASGPGATLRLTAAAGVTVLSADVDAGEVLRWGDLALRSARAAGPGQVRRHSDALRITQDRQETLRADLADALCGDQLHLVYQPVVDLALRRTASVEALLRWRHPVYGPVSPAEFIPLAEESSLITDIGRWVLTHATAAVAALPHPDLGVAVNVSARHVRSGALVDDVLAALDASGLPASRLVLEITESVLLDDGHVVADLQLLRRLGVRIAVDDFGTGWSSLAYLVGLPIDVLKMDRQFLADVETDPQRRALCASVLHLGSSLGLAVVVEGVETQAELQLLRDMGHRFIQGFLLARPMDVVALETQLPGIGADGTPTTGTDPAHPVGARFPRPPR; from the coding sequence GTGACCACCGGACCCCTCGCCGCTCCGGCGCGGGCCGCGTCCGCCTCTCGACCAGGCGGCCCGGCCGCCCCCGCCCTGCGCCGGCACCTGCTCCTCGCCGTCCTGGCCGCGCTCCTCATGCTCTGCGCCGGGCTGCTGCCCGCCGGCCCGTCGGTGACCGTGGCCGTGGCTGCCAACTTCCTGGCCGTCGCCGTCGTGCTCGCGCTGCTGGTCCGGTCCGGACGGCGCAGCGCCCATTCGGCCGGGTGGCGCTGGTACGCGGTCTCGGTCGCGCTGAGCGCCGCCGGGGCCCTGGTCGCCGGCGCGTGGATGCCCTGGGGGCAGACCGCGCTGGGCAGCGTCCCGGGTCACGTGCTGGTCGTCGTCGCCGTCTGGCGGATGCTCGACCGCACGTCCCTGCGGGCGGCCCGGGCGCGGATGGCCACGATGTTCGTGCTGTTCGTGGTCGCCGACCTGCTGACCGTGCACACGCTCTACCACCTGTCCATCGGCCGGTCCGGCGGCCTGCCGCTGGACCAGACGGTCGCGCTGTTCGGCCTGCTGTTCAGCATCGCGCTGGGCACCGGCCTGTCGCTGGTGTTCATCGCCGTCTGCGCCGCCCACCAGCGCCGCGTCGGCTGGCTGCTGTTCGCCTCGCAGGTGGCGACCGCCCAGGCCGGCGCCCTGTCCTCCATCGCGACCGGCCCCGGGCCCGTCCAGCTCCTCGCCTGCGCCGCCAGCGTCCTCGGGCTCGCCCTGCTCGCGGTGGCCTGCGCCGCCGACCGGCCCGTCCCCTGCGCCGACCGGCGACCCGCGGACGGCTCGACGCTGGGTGCGCTGCTGCCGCACGCCACGGCGATGGCCGGCGGTTCCCTGCTGCTGCTCAGCGTGCCGGTCACCGGCACCCTGACCATCTTCGGCACGACGCTCGGCGTCCTGGGCCTCGGCGCGCTCTTCGCCCACCAGGCGGTGTCCTGGCGCACCCAGCAGCACCTCACCCAGGACCTGCAGCGCAGCGAGGCCCACTTCCGCACCCTGGTGCGGGGCAGCACCGACACGGTCGTGCTCCTCGACGACCGGCTGACCGTCACCTGGGTGTCACCGGCCATCACCGACCTGCTCGGCGTCGAGCCGCAGGCCGTCGTCGGGCGCCCCATCGCCGACACGGTGCACCCCGACGACGCCGCCGGCCTGGTGTCGGCGATGGCGGCCCCGGGCGACGAGGCGGTCCGCACCCGCAGCGCCCGGGTCCGGCACCGCGACGGCAGCTGGCGGCTCCTCCAGGCCCAGGTGCGCGACCTGCGCAGCGACCCGGACGTGGGCGCCCTGGTGCTGTACTGCCGCGACGTCACGGCCACCGCCCCGCTGCCGGTGGCGACCGACCTCGCCTTCAGCACCACCGACCCGGCCACCGGCCTGCCCAACCGCTCTGCCCTCACCCAGCGGCTCACCGCCGTGCTGCGCACCCCCTCGGCGGCCGGCACCTCGCTCGTCGTGCTCGGCGTCGACGGCCTCCCTGACGGCGACGACGCCGCGGCGCTGCGCGCGCTGACCACCCGGTTCAGCCGGGCGCTGCGCGGGGACGACTGGCTGGCCCGCTCCGGGGCCGGCGAGTTCGCGGTGGTGGTCGGCGGCAGCATCGCCGACGCCGAGACCGTCGCCGCGCGGCTGGTCGCCGCCGTCGAGCCGCTCGCCAGCGGCCCGGGCGCCACGCTGCGGCTCACCGCGGCGGCCGGCGTGACCGTGCTCTCCGCCGACGTCGACGCCGGTGAGGTGCTGCGCTGGGGCGACCTGGCGCTGCGCAGCGCCCGCGCCGCCGGCCCCGGTCAGGTACGACGGCACTCCGACGCGCTCCGGATCACCCAGGACCGCCAGGAGACGCTGCGCGCCGACCTGGCCGACGCCCTGTGCGGTGACCAGCTGCACCTGGTCTACCAGCCGGTCGTCGACCTGGCCCTGCGGCGGACGGCGTCGGTCGAGGCGCTGCTCCGCTGGCGGCACCCGGTCTACGGCCCCGTCTCCCCCGCCGAGTTCATCCCGCTGGCCGAGGAGTCCTCGCTCATCACCGACATCGGCCGCTGGGTGCTCACTCACGCGACCGCGGCCGTCGCCGCGCTGCCGCACCCCGACCTGGGGGTGGCGGTCAACGTCTCCGCCCGGCACGTCCGCAGCGGTGCGCTCGTCGACGACGTCCTGGCCGCCCTGGACGCCAGCGGGCTGCCCGCCTCCCGGCTGGTCCTGGAGATCACCGAGTCGGTGCTGCTGGACGACGGCCACGTGGTCGCCGACCTCCAGCTGCTGCGCCGGCTCGGCGTGCGCATCGCGGTCGACGACTTCGGCACCGGCTGGTCCTCGCTGGCCTACCTGGTGGGCCTGCCGATCGACGTGCTGAAGATGGACCGCCAGTTCCTCGCCGACGTCGAGACCGACCCGCAGCGCCGGGCGCTGTGCGCCTCGGTGCTGCACCTGGGCAGCAGCCTGGGCCTGGCCGTCGTGGTCGAGGGCGTGGAGACCCAGGCCGAGCTGCAGCTGCTGCGCGACATGGGGCACCGCTTCATCCAGGGCTTCCTGCTCGCCCGCCCGATGGACGTCGTCGCGCTCGAGACGCAGCTGCCCGGCATCGGCGCCGACGGCACCCCGACCACGGGCACCGACCCCGCCCACCCGGTGGGCGCGCGCTTCCCCCGGCCGCCCCGGTGA
- a CDS encoding diguanylate cyclase domain-containing protein codes for MRRSAPALTALAALAAVLLVLPPGPAGELPQWDDLVLAATAAWAAWRCSALTRSMRHRDRLPWQVLGAGALVFAAGSLATGTGIGAELGGQAGGPGLGDVLIMLASFGPTVSAALLGGRVPGTRWPVLVIDGLLATVALVVVADVLVLSPALAPGALADDREPLLLAYGLYPAVVVGVVGALCTVTTRAVTRSATGIVLVTGLLALASGLLAVHVARPEPGWAAAADVAVVLALVSGVRVVQLAAGRPAPSAADAAVAVNPAGAVIVVVALVGVPVALLTALVRGMPLHVGAVAGTAIVIALLLLRMVGRIRDAGRAREDLVRSEQDFRGLVEASSDGVAIVDADLRLEFTSPAARTLLGVADPDPHPLLLDLLHEEDRPRVRLELTGAVGAVTPTLQLRVPHADGEPRELEVTHHERPGSGRRVLHLRDVTTRRRRERELERMAFTDHLTRLPNRAMLFQEMAAPSAAERRLLVLDLDGFKAVNDTAGHESGDLLLVEVARRLQGLLRTDDLVARLGGDEFAVLIAGDEEAGTEAAQRVVDVLGQPYRVGGRTFSVGASVGLCRVHPGGGQLAFRLADTALRAAKQAGKGCWRVHSEDRGGQAAATSDVAAALAGGEVQLRYDVVATSDTGLITGVHTAPVWAHPELGLLPAAELWAAAERQGQDGALQQWLIRQACAEVAALDGELQVGVDLPPRQLRADELAGEVAAALAGSGMAPRRLVLAFDEEVLQTSSAGLIPALHVVRAAGVHLCLNDFGMGSTLWSQLARVPLDTVRVDVRGLAAPDDHERTMKVLTAIESSAAAFDVYTLAGEVGSPELYDRIRTQCRMAVTGPVLPVGLSAPQVATLLRHPSATVVAASVPRPRAEV; via the coding sequence GTGCGCCGCTCGGCGCCGGCGTTGACCGCGCTGGCCGCGCTGGCCGCCGTGCTGCTCGTGCTGCCGCCCGGGCCGGCCGGCGAGCTGCCGCAGTGGGACGACCTGGTGCTGGCCGCGACCGCGGCGTGGGCGGCCTGGCGCTGCAGCGCGCTGACCCGGTCGATGCGGCACCGCGACCGGCTGCCCTGGCAGGTCCTGGGCGCCGGCGCGCTGGTGTTCGCCGCCGGCAGCCTGGCCACCGGCACCGGCATCGGTGCCGAGCTCGGCGGGCAGGCCGGTGGGCCCGGTCTCGGCGACGTGCTGATCATGCTCGCCTCGTTCGGACCCACCGTCAGCGCCGCGCTGCTCGGCGGCCGGGTGCCCGGCACCCGGTGGCCGGTCCTGGTGATCGACGGGCTGCTCGCCACGGTGGCGCTGGTCGTCGTCGCCGACGTCCTGGTGCTCTCCCCCGCGCTGGCCCCCGGCGCGCTCGCCGACGACCGCGAGCCGCTGCTGCTCGCCTACGGCCTCTACCCGGCCGTCGTCGTGGGCGTGGTCGGCGCGCTGTGCACCGTCACCACCCGGGCGGTGACCCGCTCGGCCACCGGCATCGTGCTGGTGACCGGCCTGCTCGCGCTGGCCTCCGGGCTGCTCGCCGTGCACGTCGCCCGGCCCGAGCCGGGCTGGGCCGCGGCGGCCGACGTCGCCGTCGTGCTGGCGCTGGTGTCCGGGGTGCGGGTGGTCCAGCTCGCCGCCGGCCGCCCCGCCCCCTCGGCGGCCGACGCGGCCGTCGCGGTCAACCCCGCCGGCGCGGTCATCGTCGTCGTCGCGCTGGTCGGTGTGCCCGTCGCGCTGCTGACCGCGCTGGTCCGGGGCATGCCGCTGCACGTCGGCGCGGTCGCCGGGACGGCGATCGTCATCGCGCTGCTGCTGCTGCGCATGGTGGGCCGGATCCGGGACGCCGGCCGGGCCCGCGAGGACCTGGTGCGCAGCGAGCAGGACTTCCGCGGGCTGGTCGAGGCCAGCTCCGACGGCGTGGCCATCGTCGACGCCGACCTGCGGCTGGAGTTCACCTCGCCGGCCGCCCGCACGCTGCTCGGCGTCGCCGACCCCGACCCGCACCCGCTGCTGCTGGACCTGCTGCACGAGGAGGACCGGCCGCGGGTCCGGCTCGAGCTGACCGGCGCGGTCGGCGCGGTCACCCCGACGCTGCAGCTGCGCGTGCCGCACGCCGACGGCGAGCCCCGCGAGCTGGAGGTCACCCACCACGAGCGGCCGGGCAGCGGCCGCCGGGTGCTGCACCTGCGCGACGTCACCACTCGCCGCCGGCGCGAGCGCGAGCTGGAGCGGATGGCCTTCACCGACCACCTGACCCGGCTGCCCAACCGGGCGATGCTGTTCCAGGAGATGGCCGCGCCGTCGGCCGCCGAGCGGCGGCTGCTGGTGCTCGACCTCGACGGCTTCAAGGCGGTCAACGACACCGCCGGGCACGAGTCCGGCGACCTGCTGCTGGTCGAGGTCGCCCGCCGGCTGCAGGGCCTGCTGCGCACCGACGACCTGGTCGCCCGGCTCGGCGGCGACGAGTTCGCGGTGCTGATCGCCGGGGACGAGGAGGCCGGGACCGAGGCCGCCCAGCGGGTCGTCGACGTGCTCGGCCAGCCCTACCGCGTCGGCGGCCGCACCTTCTCCGTCGGCGCCAGCGTCGGCCTGTGCCGGGTGCACCCCGGCGGCGGCCAGCTGGCGTTCCGGCTCGCCGACACCGCGCTGCGCGCCGCGAAGCAGGCCGGCAAGGGCTGCTGGCGGGTGCACAGCGAGGACCGGGGCGGCCAGGCCGCGGCCACCAGCGACGTGGCCGCCGCGCTCGCCGGCGGGGAGGTGCAGCTGCGCTACGACGTCGTCGCCACCAGCGACACCGGGCTGATCACCGGGGTGCACACCGCACCGGTGTGGGCGCACCCCGAGCTGGGCCTGCTGCCGGCAGCGGAGCTGTGGGCCGCCGCCGAGCGCCAGGGGCAGGACGGCGCGCTGCAGCAGTGGCTGATCCGCCAGGCCTGCGCCGAGGTGGCCGCGCTGGACGGCGAGCTGCAGGTCGGGGTCGACCTGCCACCCCGCCAGCTGCGCGCCGACGAGCTGGCCGGGGAGGTCGCCGCCGCGCTCGCCGGCAGCGGCATGGCCCCCCGCCGGCTGGTGCTGGCCTTCGACGAGGAGGTGCTGCAGACCTCCTCGGCCGGGCTGATCCCGGCGCTGCACGTGGTCCGCGCCGCTGGCGTGCACCTGTGCCTCAACGACTTCGGGATGGGCTCCACGCTGTGGTCCCAGCTGGCCCGGGTGCCGCTGGACACCGTGCGGGTGGACGTGCGCGGGCTGGCCGCACCCGACGACCACGAGCGGACCATGAAGGTGCTCACCGCCATCGAGTCGAGCGCCGCGGCCTTCGACGTCTACACCCTCGCCGGCGAGGTGGGCAGCCCGGAGCTCTACGACCGGATCCGGACGCAGTGCCGGATGGCGGTGACCGGGCCGGTGCTGCCCGTCGGGCTCAGCGCGCCCCAGGTAGCCACGCTGCTCCGGCACCCGTCGGCGACGGTGGTCGCGGCGTCGGTGCCGCGCCCCCGCGCCGAGGTGTGA